The following proteins come from a genomic window of Phoenix dactylifera cultivar Barhee BC4 unplaced genomic scaffold, palm_55x_up_171113_PBpolish2nd_filt_p 000392F, whole genome shotgun sequence:
- the LOC103702906 gene encoding protein SHI RELATED SEQUENCE 1-like, translating to MAGFSLGGSHRQGGEEEQGGIPPENLYLYSGSGRSEEIPYTRGFELWQQQQQIQRHQQHFYGGSSALLSFSDEPPPQPPQSGARGGGGGRMSGGGGGKSCQDCGNQAKKDCPYLRCRSCCKSRGFQCPTHVKSTWVPAAKRRERQQQQLAAASALQHQQQQQHSHSLRSAAVAASGEPSKRPREICPRLPTAIATDTSSGGGGGGMDAGSFPPEVSSAAVFRCVRVSPVDDAEDEFAYQTAVSIGGHVFKGILYDQGPDAPFPPTATPRHIHHGESSSSSTAAAAITTAAAISTTLSVNAGASASTAAATTAFLDPSSLYPTPLSAFMAGTQFFPHHPRP from the exons ATGGCAGGGTTCTCTTTAGGTGGGAGCCACCGGCAAGGAGGCGAAGAAGAACAAGGCGGAATCCCTCCGGAGAACCTCTACCTCTACAGCGGTAGCGGCAGGAGCGAAGAAATCCCCTACACCCGCGGCTTCGAGCtatggcagcagcagcagcagatccAGCGGCACCAGCAGCACTTCTACGGCGGCTCATCAGCACTCCTTTCCTTCTCCGATGAGCCCCCGCCGCAGCCGCCCCAATCAGGCGcccgcggaggaggaggaggacggatgagcggcggcggcggcggcaagaGCTGCCAGGACTGCGGCAACCAGGCCAAGAAGGATTGCCCCTACCTGCGGTGCCGCAGCTGCTGCAAGAGCCGCGGCTTCCAGTGCCCCACCCACGTCAAGAGCACCTGGGTCCCTGCCGCCAAGCGCCGCGAGCGCCAGCAGCAGCAGctcgccgccgcctccgccctccagcatcagcagcagcagcagcactcCCACTCCCTCCGATCCGCCGCGGTCGCTGCCAGCGGAGAGCCTTCCAAGAGGCCCAGAGAGATCTGCCCCCGCCTCCCCACCGCCATCGCCACAGACACCTCGTCAG gaggaggaggaggggggatgGACGCGGGTAGCTTCCCGCCGGAGGTGAGCTCGGCGGCGGTGTTCCGCTGCGTGCGGGTGAGCCCGGTGGACGACGCGGAGGACGAGTTCGCGTACCAGACGGCGGTCAGCATCGGCGGCCACGTGTTCAAGGGCATCCTCTACGACCAGGGTCCCGACGCCCCGTTCCCGCCGACGGCGACCCCTCGCCACATCCACCACGGTgaatcctcctcctcttctaccGCCGCCGCTGCCATCACTACTGCAGCTGCTATTTCTACCACCCTCTCTGTAAACGCTGGCGCTAGTGCTAGTACTGCGGCAGCTACCACCGCGTTTTTGGATCCGTCGTCGCTGTACCCAACTCCGTTGAGCGCTTTCATGGCCGGCACCCAGTTCTTTCCCCACCACCCCAGACCCTAG